A portion of the Hoylesella buccalis ATCC 35310 genome contains these proteins:
- a CDS encoding GNAT family N-acetyltransferase produces the protein MMEIKELDKNSKDIELVKQLYVEAFPKVERLPFDALLLLQERADIKFLGFYDENGQFKGLTYTYHHDDLSWLFYFAVMPSERGKGIGTKIIQRLLEKYKDERLMIDIEDVEQPADNSQQRKKRYEFYKRMGFVDYGLRKTWPGITYIIMSSGGRVTSEEYDNIVNQFWDLLQLTDD, from the coding sequence ATGATGGAAATCAAAGAGTTAGACAAAAATTCAAAGGACATCGAGCTTGTCAAGCAGTTGTACGTCGAGGCATTTCCGAAAGTAGAGCGATTGCCGTTCGACGCATTGCTATTGTTACAAGAAAGAGCAGATATCAAATTCCTCGGATTTTACGATGAAAACGGCCAATTTAAAGGACTGACCTATACTTATCATCATGATGATTTGAGTTGGCTGTTTTATTTCGCGGTCATGCCCAGTGAGCGAGGCAAAGGAATCGGTACGAAAATTATCCAACGTTTATTAGAAAAGTATAAAGATGAGCGACTGATGATTGACATTGAAGACGTTGAACAGCCCGCTGACAACAGCCAGCAGCGTAAGAAACGATACGAGTTTTATAAGCGAATGGGATTCGTTGACTACGGATTGCGTAAAACATGGCCTGGAATAACCTACATCATCATGTCAAGTGGTGGACGTGTAACGTCGGAGGAGTATGACAATATCGTCAACCAATTCTGGGACTTACTTCAGCTAACCGACGATTAA
- the ettA gene encoding energy-dependent translational throttle protein EttA produces the protein MATVDDKKVIFSMVGVSKIIPQNQKQVLKDIYLSFFYGAKIGIIGLNGAGKSTLMKIIAGLEQPTQGDVVWSPGYSVGYLPQDPPLDADKTVKQNVQEGVQHVYDALKEYDEINVKFGMEEYYSDPDKMEKLMQRQAEIQDIIDATDAWNMDSKLDRAMAALRCPAGDLPVTNLSGGERRRVALCKLLLQKPDVLLLDEPTNHLDAESIDWLEQHLQQYEGTVIAVTHDRYFLDDVSEWILELDRGEGIPWKGNYSSWLEQKTKRMDQEEKTASKRRKTLERELEWVRMAPKARQAKGKARLNSYEQMLNEEQKTREEKLEIFIPNGPRLGNKVIEAQHVKKAFGEKVLFNDLNFMLPPNGIVGVIGPNGAGKTTLFRLIMGLEQPDAGTFEVGETVKMVYVDQQHKDIDPNKTVYEVVSQGNETLRMGGRDVNARAYLSRFNFSGTDQNKMCSVLSGGERNRLQLALALKQEGNVLLLDEPTNDIDVNTLRALEEGLESFAGCAVVISHDRWFLDRICTHILSFEGNGEVFYFEGTYSEYEINKARRLGDEEIKKGRYRKLMED, from the coding sequence ATGGCAACAGTAGACGACAAGAAAGTTATCTTCTCTATGGTGGGTGTCTCAAAGATTATCCCACAAAACCAAAAACAAGTACTCAAGGACATTTACCTGTCATTCTTTTATGGTGCTAAGATAGGCATCATAGGTCTGAATGGTGCGGGTAAGTCAACACTGATGAAGATTATTGCCGGGCTGGAACAACCCACACAAGGCGATGTGGTGTGGAGTCCTGGCTACTCTGTTGGTTATCTTCCGCAGGATCCTCCCCTCGATGCAGATAAAACAGTGAAGCAAAATGTGCAAGAGGGCGTGCAGCATGTGTATGACGCACTGAAAGAATACGATGAAATCAATGTCAAATTTGGCATGGAAGAGTATTATAGTGATCCTGACAAGATGGAGAAGCTGATGCAACGGCAGGCTGAAATACAAGATATCATCGATGCCACGGACGCATGGAACATGGATTCTAAACTGGATAGGGCCATGGCAGCCTTGCGTTGTCCTGCGGGTGACCTGCCTGTGACCAACCTTTCTGGTGGCGAACGTCGTAGGGTAGCACTGTGTAAGTTGTTGCTGCAAAAGCCTGATGTCTTGTTGCTGGACGAGCCAACCAACCATCTTGACGCCGAAAGCATCGACTGGTTGGAGCAGCATTTGCAACAATATGAGGGTACGGTGATTGCAGTTACGCACGACAGATACTTCCTGGACGATGTCAGTGAGTGGATTCTTGAGCTGGATAGGGGAGAAGGTATTCCATGGAAAGGCAACTATTCCTCGTGGTTGGAGCAAAAGACCAAGCGCATGGATCAAGAAGAAAAGACGGCATCGAAGCGACGTAAGACGCTTGAACGTGAGCTTGAATGGGTTCGCATGGCTCCAAAAGCTCGCCAAGCTAAAGGTAAAGCTCGTTTGAATTCCTATGAACAGATGTTGAATGAGGAACAGAAGACCAGGGAAGAGAAACTGGAAATCTTCATTCCTAACGGCCCACGATTGGGTAACAAGGTGATTGAGGCGCAGCATGTGAAGAAGGCTTTTGGCGAAAAAGTGTTGTTCAACGATCTCAACTTCATGCTGCCGCCGAATGGTATCGTAGGTGTTATCGGTCCCAATGGTGCGGGTAAGACCACGCTTTTCCGCCTGATTATGGGATTGGAACAGCCTGATGCTGGTACGTTTGAGGTGGGTGAAACCGTGAAAATGGTTTACGTTGACCAACAACACAAGGACATTGATCCCAATAAGACGGTCTACGAAGTGGTTTCGCAGGGCAATGAAACCCTCCGAATGGGTGGCCGTGACGTTAACGCTCGTGCCTACTTGTCGCGTTTCAACTTCTCCGGAACCGACCAAAACAAAATGTGTTCAGTGCTTTCGGGTGGTGAACGCAACCGTCTGCAACTGGCTTTGGCGCTGAAACAAGAAGGAAACGTGCTATTGCTGGATGAGCCTACCAATGACATTGACGTAAATACGCTCCGTGCTTTGGAAGAAGGTTTGGAGTCGTTTGCAGGCTGTGCGGTAGTCATCAGTCATGACCGATGGTTCTTAGACCGTATCTGTACGCACATTTTGTCATTCGAAGGCAATGGTGAAGTGTTCTACTTTGAAGGAACTTATTCTGAATATGAAATCAACAAGGCCCGTCGATTGGGGGATGAGGAAATTAAAAAAGGCCGATACAGAAAGCTGATGGAAGACTAA
- a CDS encoding riboflavin synthase, whose translation MFSGIVEEMATLVAIDRDQDNIDFTFKCSFVDHLKIDQSISHNGVCLTVVRLTDDTYTVTAMRETLIRSNLGLLKVGDRVNVERSMLMNGRLDGHIVQGHVDGTATCVNMEDADGSTYFTFEYPFDKTMAKRGYMTVDKGSVTVNGVSLTVCEPTDNSFKVAIIPYTRENTNFCDIKIGSVVNIEFDILGKYMARLLHFDA comes from the coding sequence ATGTTTTCCGGAATCGTAGAAGAAATGGCCACACTGGTTGCCATCGATCGAGATCAAGACAATATTGATTTCACCTTTAAATGCTCGTTTGTAGATCATCTCAAGATAGACCAAAGCATCAGTCACAATGGTGTTTGCCTGACGGTAGTTCGTTTGACTGACGACACCTACACGGTTACAGCCATGAGGGAAACCCTCATCAGAAGCAACCTGGGGCTGTTGAAAGTGGGCGACAGGGTGAATGTAGAGCGGTCGATGTTGATGAATGGCCGTTTGGATGGACACATCGTGCAAGGTCATGTCGACGGAACGGCGACGTGTGTGAACATGGAAGATGCCGATGGGTCAACCTATTTCACCTTTGAATACCCATTTGATAAGACGATGGCCAAGCGTGGTTACATGACCGTAGACAAGGGCAGCGTCACCGTGAACGGCGTTTCGCTGACCGTATGTGAGCCTACGGACAATAGTTTTAAGGTGGCCATCATTCCCTATACCCGAGAGAATACCAATTTCTGTGACATCAAGATTGGGTCTGTTGTTAACATCGAGTTCGACATCTTGGGCAAGTACATGGCGCGCCTCCTTCACTTCGACGCGTGA
- a CDS encoding 30S ribosomal protein S16 — MATKIRLQRGGRKGYAFYSIVIADSRAPRDGKFIEKIGTYNPNTNPAAVDLNFDRALYWLEVGAQPTDTARNILKREGVYLMKHLRGGVKKGAFDEAAMQSKFDAWKQDKDKGLQTRAEIEAQTKKDAAAKELEAEKKINAEIAKKVAEKKAAAQAEEAKAAAEEEAEATTEEAEATTEEAPAAAE; from the coding sequence ATGGCAACAAAGATTAGATTGCAGCGCGGCGGACGCAAAGGCTATGCTTTCTATAGCATCGTAATCGCTGACTCAAGAGCACCACGAGATGGTAAATTTATTGAAAAGATTGGAACGTATAATCCCAATACGAATCCAGCAGCTGTAGATTTGAATTTTGACAGAGCTCTTTACTGGCTTGAGGTTGGCGCACAACCCACAGACACAGCTCGTAACATTCTCAAGCGCGAGGGTGTGTATCTCATGAAGCACCTGCGTGGCGGTGTAAAGAAGGGAGCATTCGACGAGGCTGCTATGCAAAGCAAATTCGACGCTTGGAAACAAGACAAGGACAAAGGATTGCAAACAAGGGCTGAGATTGAAGCTCAGACTAAGAAGGATGCAGCAGCAAAAGAACTTGAAGCAGAAAAGAAGATTAATGCAGAAATCGCTAAGAAGGTAGCTGAGAAGAAGGCTGCTGCACAGGCTGAAGAAGCAAAAGCTGCTGCCGAAGAAGAGGCTGAAGCTACTACAGAAGAGGCAGAGGCTACTACAGAAGAGGCTCCTGCTGCTGCAGAATAA